The DNA window TCTAGTATGTACAGGGAAGTGAAATAATATGTGAAAAAGGGAGGTTTTCTCTTATAGTTCGTATGGTTCTTGAAGAGTAAGGTAAGGCTGCTGATCTTCAAGACCAAGACGCTTATTTAATTGTCTTTTCATTAAATCGTACTGGTAGATGAGGTGAAATTGATTTTTTTTCGGTGTTTCACAGCGAATGTATGTTTCTTGCCCATTCTTGTCTGTGAAATGAATGGTTAATTCACCGAAATAGCGTTGAACAGGAGCTCCGTGAAGACCTTTTTCATTTTTGACAACCTTTGAAAATTCTGCTCGTTGAATACGGTTAAATGGAATAATAGCTACTTGATTGATAACAAGACGCTGATCGTACATGTCAATTTTAGATATGGAAATTTGATTAATTCCTTCTGCGAATTTAACATGTCCGTTTACAGAAACAAGCGGTTTGCGATCCTCAGGATCCACAGCGCCTTGAGGTCGCTTAATGACGTAGAAGCTAGCTACGCCAAGTGCTACGATACCAACCACAACAATAAGTGCAAATATCATTTTGCATTCCACCTCCTGAGTATAGATGTGTAATCTGAATTTAACAGCAAGCTGTATCAGTTGCCATATTACCTCAACAATGAGGGTAGAGAAAAGCAGTTCGGCAGTTCGTTCCAAGTATATACATACGTTCGACAATATGGTGTGATATTCCTTCTTATTATGACTTTTTTACGACAAAATGGGCAAAACTCTTTTCGAAAATGAAGTTAATCAGTTACAATTTAAGAATAAGGTACCAAATTTCTTTTTGATCTTAAAAAAAGCGCAGGAAAGTGTAAAAAATTCTAGGTACTTTCTCATATTTTTACTATTTTTATAGAATTTATTCCAATTTCTAATCCTTTATCGTGTATAATCTCTTGTGTGCAGCATGATATACATAAAGGTGTAAGGAGGCACAGTTCATTGTCTTTATCAGCAAAAAAGATATTATTATTAATTTTAGTAGTTATATGTTTAGTGTTAGTTGTGATGCAATTCATAAATCGATCAGCAGAGCCGACTTCTGAACAGGCCCAAGAAACACTGAGTAAGCTTCCTGAACAAGAAACCGTTAAAGAGAAAACGAAAGGCGACGAGGAAGCGCATAAATATCGAGTGTATTATATTACCATTGAAAAAATCGAAAACGGTACATACAGCGGAACAACAAAGGAAGGAACGGGCATTAAATTTTCCGATAAAAATTTAAATGAACCGATTCCAAGCAATTTGAAAAAAGGGGATATCGTCAAAGCATACTTTGATCTTGAATATAGCACCAAAGGTCTAGTCAAAGTGGAGAAAGTAGACGAGATACCCGATGATGACGAGAGCTCAAGTTAATTGAGCTCTTTTTTTGTATTTTACGAATGTGGTAAAATATTGAATATATAGATACGATATAGGAGGAAGAAGATGCTAGCAGCCATTATAGTAGGAGCGGTAATTCTTTTAGCTGTGATTATTAAAGGGATTACAAAGTCGAGAGGATTTCGCTTGTATAAAGAAGAGCTTCCAGAAGAGCTTGGAATACATAAAGATAAAGAGTTTGAAGATATTGTTCATTCACTAGAAGATTCTTTACCGACAGCCTATGTTCAGCAAGTGAAACAGCGTATGAAAGGGGGAAGTATAAAAGACGATGAAGTGGAGTGGACGTTCTTTGAGATGAAGCGCTACTTTTTGTTAAATGCAGTCATCAAAGACGTACCAATGTTTAGTGCAAAAGTAGATGAAGTGTGGCACGAAATGATTATGTTTACAGTGGACTATGAGCGTTTTACAGACCGCTTTTTCAACCGTTTTTTGCATCACCAGCCAAATGTGGACACAGCTCCATCACCACAGCCGGATAAGCGAGCGTTCTTCGATTGGATGTATGCTCATTTGTTTGACATAACGGGTAACAGCCAACTGCTTTGGGGGAAATTTTTTCAGCATCCGCTTGATAAAAGTATAATTCAAGATTTTCAAAGATTGTCGGAAGATGAATTACTAGATCGCTATTTTTTAAGAATCGGCAAATGGGAAAAACAGCAGAGGCACTTGATTCAAACGTTAAAAGAAGAAATCACTGCTGCTCGAAAAAGAAAAAAAGCAGGCGGATCAACTTATTTTAAAAAAGCGGCTAAAAAAGGAAATGTATCAAACGAACTTCTTCTTCAAGGCTTTGTTTTTTATTCTCTCTACAAAGCCACCAACTTTTCAAGCCATATGAATGAACTGCTGCTATATAAAAAGACAATGTATGCGGGGGATACAGCCTCGTACAGCGGCTATAGCTGTTCAAGCCCATGGGAAGACAACCGCCATCATCACCACCACGATGGAGGTCATCATCATGACAGCGGCAGCAGCTGTTCGAGTTCAAACTGCAGCAGCTCTAGCTGTGGGAGTGGATGCAGCAGTAGCTAATACAGTAAAAAACTCGTATAAAGCGAGTTTTTTTACTGTAACTGTAACGATGACGAAAAGGTTCACTGACAAGCGATGAAAAATTTGGTATAATCGTTACGTTTTTAAAAAGGAGAGACAGCGAAAATGAATATTTTATGGGACTTTGATGGAACTATCTTTGATACCTATCCAACTATTGTAAAAGCATTCAAAGAATTACTAACAGATCCAACTATCTCAGAAGACGATATTTTAAAACAGATGAAGATATCTTCTGAAGTAGCAATTAAGCATTTCGATATTGAAAAGTCTTTGTTTGATAATCATTTCCATGTGCTTGAACAAAAAATCAATCCTAAAGATAAGCCTGCTTTTCCTCAGGTAGAAGGCGTACTGAGCTTTGCGGATACAAATGTAATTGTTACGCATAAATCTAGACAGTCTACTCTTGATATTCTTGCATTTTTTAATATGGAGCACTATTTTACGGAGATTATTACAAAGGATGATGGCTACAAACGAAAGCCTGATAGCGGCGCTTATGCATATCTTCACGATAAGTATAAGCTCGATTTAGTAATTGGAGACCGCGAGCTCGACTTAAAACCTGCCCGTGAACTTGGAATTAAAACATGTGCATTTCAAAATGACGACATTGAAGCAGATTATCACCTTACATCATATGATCAATTCTTTACAACTGTCGTAAATAAAAACTCGTGAAGTTATTCTTCACGAGTTTTTATTTGTTCAGGTTTATGTATCTCGGGAATTTCGCCGAGCGTATAGTTCGCTACTTTTGTAATGTTACTATTGGCAAAAAAATAAAACTCTCCGTCAACTCCGCGAATTTTTGTAGTGCGTAACCCGATTTCTTCGACAATTCCTTCCGTATCGTTTATGGATACGTGATCTCCCACTGAGAATTGATCTTCAAATAGAATAAAAAAGCCGTTTAAAATATCTTTAATTAAATTCTGTGCACCTAAGCCTGTAATAAACCCTGCTACGCTAATACCAGCTAAAAGTGCTTTCATATTAATTCCGATTGCCTCTAAACACGTAATAAGTACAATAAAGTACACAACGTACGTCACAATGCTCAGACAAAGTTTTTTCAGCGTTATTTCTTTTCGTTCGTTGTACCTCAGCAGCTTAGTTTTAAACCTGAAATCAAAGATTTTATTAATTGCACTACGGGCAAACCGGATCACAATTTGAGCAATAATAAAAACCAAGATAATCTTTATGATTACTTCACTAATTTCAATCCACTTACCGGTGTTAAATAAAGTTTGCTGCACCCACTGTATGTCTTTCATGACTAAGTCCCTTTCTTATTTTATAAAATTTTCTCTACTGAATAGTATAATTTATTTTAAAAAATATACTACTAGAATTTATTAAGATATGTTTGAACCCATTGTATTTGTTTATTTTAATTTATTTATATTTGGTATAGGAAATAAAAACTCCTTATTTTAGAAAAAGTGAAAATCCTCAAGCATAGATATTTTTAAAACATTTCTTTATACAAATATTAAATAAAACCTTATAGCAGATATTAATATAGATCTTATTATCAAACATTA is part of the Priestia aryabhattai genome and encodes:
- a CDS encoding mechanosensitive ion channel family protein, with the protein product MKDIQWVQQTLFNTGKWIEISEVIIKIILVFIIAQIVIRFARSAINKIFDFRFKTKLLRYNERKEITLKKLCLSIVTYVVYFIVLITCLEAIGINMKALLAGISVAGFITGLGAQNLIKDILNGFFILFEDQFSVGDHVSINDTEGIVEEIGLRTTKIRGVDGEFYFFANSNITKVANYTLGEIPEIHKPEQIKTREE
- a CDS encoding HAD-IA family hydrolase; translation: MNILWDFDGTIFDTYPTIVKAFKELLTDPTISEDDILKQMKISSEVAIKHFDIEKSLFDNHFHVLEQKINPKDKPAFPQVEGVLSFADTNVIVTHKSRQSTLDILAFFNMEHYFTEIITKDDGYKRKPDSGAYAYLHDKYKLDLVIGDRELDLKPARELGIKTCAFQNDDIEADYHLTSYDQFFTTVVNKNS